A genomic segment from Neodiprion lecontei isolate iyNeoLeco1 chromosome 1, iyNeoLeco1.1, whole genome shotgun sequence encodes:
- the LOC107221085 gene encoding DNA N6-methyl adenine demethylase isoform X4, translating into MQQAKDSLSPAVVQQSGALRNGNPAPPVVSMSSGVMPGFYGDTGAGFRPAAGFGNTVWHQGVGPVGAVTVEAAPAAWPPQQFIQQIPAPNQLEELRYHTQYSAATPYHPQPDLYLVSVAYQQQAFITADQSAFQRAGTTGQYAITGQPSPLAPVVAQSAATTVQRPLNGQFMDPASTPGQPVGYERQEYVNGYQQQDVTMAPPPSTTPTSRSSSVHMDTQPNQQSQQLQQQQQQPSSDTQVKGFAAIAAGSVSGNEMPGYLLQQGPQSLHSSNGYPGYVEMGQQQAQNQWQTQVTQQQQQQQQQQQQQQQQQQQQQQQQQQQQQQQQQQQQQQQQMQQQTVSDANQRHIWSDTNSNAKIGNVNSMTWSDNSLQQQQSQQQQQQLQTQQQELQNQQQRLQNSLKQQSEQQALQNQRQQQQIQNQQQQQQSLQNQQELPRPASHMSWENSSIKEPQTPQSWSEGTDNQQQAQGNWPQQSPKHRDNKNPRLTPSTQQQSQQGWPQHSPKVSDHQTQQQNSRITPTAQHNWQQSSPENQNQQPGQQNPRLTPSGQQMQQQQQQQQQQQWQQSKIEQNPRLTPSNQMSWPDTPTSQPNWSPSSLKSDGSQQPQQPWPDSQPSPRRTPGHQTGSWQSQASQDNKMETQMNWSPNSTAENQGTWGQQTTKQDIQNSGERILWQQGPESNKQNGFPENQEPQDNMFSQSNRVNLNSRLKTMILNKQQQQMQQQQQQQQQQQQQQMQQHQINHQEQQQQQQQHHLHHQIGQHSNGSNNPNTDFPTDDRLREPNESAEKLQEKRSGEYLNQAAMMSMAQTNESMTGNFLLHSHHPRANSLPDGGGLWEWTGGGGSNVSNSTLLPETGIAAIENFMKYASVDKDESEKPVPVEERHSSWTEPKTPKVPDDENIDDKSFQQRLCIGQNTDDIFPKEENQDETFKKQEDPKNDKNDIEPAFDKDSSATQEEQTFEVESLEASPTFRTENIDDEVKYNSEQVIKQEVVPHSCSPLESTVECSTMENDITPSLDAIVKTEPDQKSEMSEINYKFRGDGGPAMVSSEIGSWCCRRGGTEQPTPEHLREGCCQGLQTRDEILAEPPPKANGAQEVKSEGPNSPRAPSTPKLQDHLDKLKNNVRTEVPDCNCFPADKFQPKGPPEPGSYYTHLGAAANLSDLRNDLERRTGLKGIALRFEKVIYTGKEGKTTQGCPMAKWIIRRSGPDEKILTVVKHRQGHKCATAWIVVAMVAWEGVPTHEADRIYSLLSHKLNRFGLPTTRRCGTNEPRTCACQGLDPDTCGASFSFGCSWSMYYNGCKYARSKTVRKFRLSVRTEEQEVEERMHVLATLLSPLYLSLAPEAFNNQTQFEREASECRLGFKPGRPFSGVTACIDFCAHSHRDLHNMNNGCTVVVSLTKHRLLTKPDDEQLHVLPLYIMDESDEYGSKEGQEEKVRSGAIEVLSKYPCEVRVRSVPLQPCRRHGKKRKEDEPDAASNKKDTGKNATEKTIEPTRPTGHQEAHRTAVRDSSLSLEMATMLEGMDAQLQSSQVSSTVLDSPVSMYQGWGYQGDQQWARSGWLDQRKNNWLNPWGDYPFSGLERDVKVDPDSTSLDDTRPRSAFAQEDMRPGSRNFPNSTVESPRGSYSLSPRGHHPVSPRSSYPNTSGEASYSMSPRGYPSTRQEEKMGSPRSSGYPCSATPGEGNHNFGSPTLRNYQNSSLDNRQATASPRAGSHHSSPYPDVVQRNMSPRVGYQAAPLSSLEAAHGSQSPSLAYSKNLQQNYIEGNCQLKLTSPRMQNNVHQQRYQSCSMENQQASKLPSPEQQIDRNQAFANRLQHNFASQQTPPSSRTMGYRNPNLNPVNPQDLFSGTSAGMSTTCIDTSGHKPLSNSRSSYPGMQNPEFMPHSPLLNIPSSEGHHPQNTMGSSSESKKSYAKSGLHRQSDLTRTAASPFVPASPDHNASCGNISSNNNWNTLNNWGSNTVKPPEHQTPHHHNESHMEQQKNSQLWQERAVHNENLKTPSWEMQVQEPSPFRVPKGRPPSRTAPNQNLQEANTFQNSFAKTFLKPQEPTKSNPYTDNSSNYNNVPNNSNVPNHEKQRSDWPEDKLREGFHDARQEDPNTNSSCLAWAEEMKQIQDFHAISGLGHHPFSQYGYPTYPVFDKPYPNTWDGYNYHQPYHQTPEYPHQFYQQPKREPCFHSPQYPYQGMNPYQGMNPGWARWETPRWDIYGPPSYFPVVPEPPPKAEPLGEVTDFSDNDECFKDPQMGGVAIALGHGSVLFECAKHEMHATTALKKPNRINPTRISLVFYQHRNLNRPRHGWDEWEEKMRLRKLGVTATTTQSTPTTPTSPSSASSEKLPPLPYIPSVPSSQFMMRSPTYTTMTWTTLFPMHPCMITGPYQEGGAIG; encoded by the exons ATGCAGCAGGCCAAGGACAGTTTGTCACCCGCGGTTGTTCAGCAGTCCGGAGCTCTTCGCAACGGGAATCCGGCGCCACCAGTTGTGTCAATG TCGTCTGGGGTGATGCCCGGATTCTACGGAGACACTGGTGCGGGTTTCCGACCTGCAGCTGGATTCGGAAACACAGTATGGCACCAAGGAGTTGGTCCAGTTGGTGCAGTGACGGTGGAGGCTGCGCCAGCCGCCTGGCCTCCTCAGCAATTCATCCAACAAATACCAGCGCCCAACCAGCTCGAAGAACTGAGATATCACACTCAGTACAGCGCTGCAACTCCGTACCATCCACAACCTG ATCTTTATTTGGTTTCAGTTGCCTATCAGCAACAGGCGTTCATTACCGCTGATCAGTCGGCGTTTCAACGGGCAGGCACAACCGGACAATACGCTATTACCGGTCAACCGTCGCCTCTAGCACCAGTTGTGGCCCAATCGGCAGCCACTACTGTTCAAAGACCTCTTAACGGTCAGTTTATGGACCCGGCATCAACGCCGGGTCAACCAGTCGGTTACGAAAGACAGGAATACGTTAATGGATACCAACAGCAG GACGTGACAATGGCTCCACCGCCATCGACAACTCCAACAAGTCGTAGTAGCTCGGTTCACATGGATACCCAACCGAATCAGCAAAGTCAGCAGttacaacagcagcaacaacagccGTCGTCGGACACGCAAGTAAAAGGCTTTGCCGCGATCGCCGCCGGCAGCGTGTCGGGAAACGAGATGCCTGGGTATCTACTTCAACAGGGCCCGCAGAGTTTACACAGCTCTAACGGATATCCAGGCTACGTAGAAATGGGTCAACAACAAGCGCAAAATCAATGGCAGACTCAGGTCacgcagcagcaacaacaacaacaacaacaacaacaacaacagcaacagcaacaacaacaacagcaacagcaacagcaacaacaacaacagcaacaacagcaacaacaacaacagcaacagcaaatGCAGCAGCAGACTGTGTCCGATGCTAATCAACGTCATATATGGTCAGACACTAATTCGAATGCAAAAATTGGTAACGTTAATAGTATGACGTGGTCTGACAATAGCCTACAGCAACAACAAAgccagcaacagcaacaacagtTACAAACGCAACAACAAGAGCTTCAGAACCAACAACAAAGACTGCAAAATAGTTTGAAACAGCAGAGTGAGCAACAAGCTCTACAAAATCAACGACAACAGCAGCAAATACAAAatcagcaacagcaacagcagagTCTACAAAATCAGCAAGAGCTTCCAAGGCCAGCAAGTCATATGAGCTGGGAAAATAGCAGTATTAAGGAGCCGCAGACTCCCCAATCTTGGTCGGAAGGTACCGATAATCAGCAACAGGCGCAGGGGAATTGGCCACAACAAAGTCCTAAGCACAGAGACAACAAAAATCCAAGGTTGACGCCGTCCACTCAGCAGCAAAGTCAGCAGGGTTGGCCCCAGCACTCTCCAAAGGTGTCTGATCATCAAACACAGCAGCAAAATTCCCGAATCACACCGACTGCTCAACATAACTGGCAGCAAAGTAGTCCTGAGAATCAGAATCAGCAGCCTGGTCAACAGAATCCAAGATTAACGCCGTCTGGGCAGCAGatgcaacagcaacaacagcagcaacagcaacaacagtGGCAACAatcgaaaattgaacaaaatccAAGATTGACTCCATCCAATCAAATGTCGTGGCCGGATACACCAACTAGTCAACCGAACTGGTCACCGAGTAGTTTGAAGAGCGATGGTAGTCAGCAGCCGCAACAACCATGGCCAGATTCTCAACCTAGTCCAAGGAGAACTCCCGGGCATCAGACGGGTTCGTGGCAGAGTCAAGCGTCGCAAGATAATAAGATGGAAACCCAAATGAATTGGTCGCCAAATTCAACGGCAGAGAATCAAGGTACTTGGGGACAACAAACGACGAAACAGGATATTCAAAATTCTGGAGAAAGAATTTTGTGGCAGCAGGGACCAGAAAGTAATAAGCAAAATGGTTTTCCGGAAAACCAAGAGCCACAAGACAATATGTTTTCACAATCTAATAGAGTTAATTTAAACAGTCGATTGAAAACTATGATTCTGAATAAACAGCAACAACAGatgcaacagcagcagcagcagcagcagcagcagcagcaacagcaaatGCAGCAGCATCAGATAAATCATCAagagcagcaacagcaacagcaacagcatcATTTGCATCATCAGATCGGCCAACATTCTAACGGAAGTAATAACCCTAATACTGATTTTCCAACGGATGATAGACTTAGAGAACCAAATGAAAGTGCTGAAAAGTTACAGGAAAAACGATCAGGAGAATATTTGAACCAAGCAGCCATGATGTCTATGGCACAAACTAATGAATCTATGAccggtaattttttattgcatagCCACCACCCTCGGGCCAATAGTTTGCCCGACGGTGGTGGCTTATGGGAGTGGactggaggaggaggaagtaATGTGAGTAATAGCACGTTGTTGCCGGAAACGGGAATAGCTgctattgaaaatttcatgaaatacGCAAGCGTTGATAAAGATGAGTCGGAAAAACCAGTGCCAGTTGAGGAACGACATTCATCCTGGACCGAACCAAAGACTCCAAAGGTTCCAGATGATGAGAATATTGATGATAAGTCGTTTCAACAGCGACTGTGTATTGGTCAGAATACCGATGATATATTTCCAAAAGAAGAAAACCAAGATGAGACtttcaaaaaacaagaagatcccaaaaacgataaaaatgaCATTGAACCTGCTTTTGACAAAGATTCTAGCGCTACTCAAGAAGAACAGACATTCGAGGTGGAAAGTCTAGAAGCTTCGCCAACCTTCCGGACAGAAAATATTGATGACGAGGTCAAGTACAACTCGGAGCAAGTCATTAAGCAGGAAGTTGTGCCACACAGTTGTTCGCCTTTAGAAAGCACAGTGGAGTGTTCAACGATGGAAAATGATATAACGCCAAGTCTCGATGCGATAGTGAAGACTGAGCCTGATCAAAAATCCGAAATGTCGGAAATTAATTATAAGTTCAGGGGTGACGGGGGACCAGCAATGGTGTCATCGGAAATTGGCTCGTGGTGCTGTAGAAGAGGTGGTACCGAACAACCGACACCCGAACATTTGCGAGAAGGTTGTTGCCAAGGATTGCAGACCCGCGATGAAATTTTGGCAGAGCCACCGCCAAAAGCAAACGGGGCACAGGAGGTGAAAAGTGAAGGACCCAACAGTCCTAGAGCACCGTCGACACCTAAGTTACAGGACCATTTGGATAAGCTCAAGAATAATGTTAGGACCGAAGTGCCGGACTGCAACTGCTTTCCAGCTGACAAAT tTCAACCAAAAGGTCCACCCGAACCCGGTTCGTACTACACGCATCTTGGTGCTGCAGCGAATCTTTCCGATCTTCGAAATGACCTTGAAAGAAGAACTGGACTGAAGGGAATTGCTTTAAGATTCGAGAAAGTCATCTACACTGGGAAAGAGGGCAAAACAACACAAGGATGTCCAATGGCCAAATGG ATAATCCGCCGTTCTGGTCCTGACGAGAAGATCTTGACTGTAGTAAAACATCGCCAAGGCCACAAGTGCGCAACAGCCTGGATTGTTGTTGCTATGGTTGCATGGGAGGGTGTACCGACACACGAGGCTGACAGGATCTATTCGCTTTTGAGCCACAAACTGAACCGTTTTGGTCTTCCTACAACCAGAAGGTGTGGAACTAACGAACCAAGGACTTGTGCCTGTCAGGGTCTGGACCCAGACACGTGCGGAGCCAGTTTCTCGTTTGGTTGTTCGTGGTCAATGTACTACAACGGATGCAAATATGCCAGAAGTAAAACCGTCCGAAAGTTTCGTCTCTCTGTGCGAACTGAG GAGCAAGAGGTAGAGGAGCGAATGCACGTTTTGGCAACTCTGTTGTCTCCTCTTTATCTAAGTCTTGCTCCGGAAGCTTTCAACAATCAAACGCAATTCGAACGCGAAGCAAGCGAATGTCGACTGGGATTTAAACCGGGACGACCATTTTCCGGGGTCACAGCCTGCATTGACTTTTGTGCACATTCGCATAGAGATTTACACAATATGAACAATGGTTGCACTGTG GTCGTGAGTTTAACAAAGCATCGATTGCTGACTAAACCAGATGATGAACAGCTTCATGTCCTTCCACTATATATCATGGACGAATCAGACGAGTACGGCTCAAAAGAAGGTCAAGAGGAAAAAGTTCGGTCAGGAGCAATCGAAGTCCTGAGCAA GTATCCCTGTGAGGTAAGAGTTCGGTCTGTACCCCTCCAGCCTTGTAGACGTCATGGGAAAAAGCGAAAAGAAGACGAACCAGACGCAGCTAGTAACAAGAAAGACACGGGGAAAAACGCTActgaaaaaacaattgaacCAACGAGACCTACAGGACACCAGGAGGCCCATCGAACAGCCGTCAGAGATTCATCGCTTTCCTTAGAAATGGCAACGATGCTTGAAGGGATGGATGCTCAGCTGCAAAGTTCTCAAGTGTCTTCAACAGTGTTAGATAGTCCAGTCTCAATGTACCAGGGATGGGGCTACCAAGGAGATCAACAATGGGCGAGAAGCGGTTGGCTTGACCAACGGAAAAACAACTGGCTCAACCCGTGGGGCGATTATCCTTTCAGTGGACTAGAACGAGACGTTAAAGTTGACCCGGATAGCACAAGCTTAGATGACACTAGACCGAGGAGCGCATTTGCCCAGGAAGACATGAGACCAGGATCCAGAAATTTTCCGAATTCAACGGTAGAGTCGCCAAGAGGAAGCTATTCTCTTTCACCAAGAGGACATCATCCTGTTTCACCTAGAAGTTCATACCCGAATACTTCCGGTGAAGCTTCGTACTCCATGTCTCCTAGAGGGTATCCATCAACACGACAAGAAGAGAAAATGGGATCTCCTAGAAGTTCTGGTTATCCTTGCAGCGCAACTCCAGGCGAGGGGAATCACAATTTTGGCTCCCCAACCCTAaggaattatcaaaattcgagTTTGGACAACAGGCAAGCGACCGCATCGCCGCGGGCTGGCTCTCACCACTCTTCACCGTATCCTGATGTGGTGCAAAGAAATATGTCACCTAGAGTAGGATATCAGGCGGCGCCTTTATCATCTCTTGAAGCCGCGCACGGTAGTCAATCACCTAGCCTTgcatattcaaaaaatttgcagCAGAATTACATAGAGGGTAATTGTCAGTTGAAGTTAACATCACCAAGGATGCAAAATAATGTGCACCAGCAAAGGTATCAAAGTTGCAGCATGGAAAATCAGCAAGCATCTAAGTTACCATCACCGGAACAACAGATCGATCGTAACCAAGCGTTTGCAAATAGATTACAGCACAATTTTGCCTCACAACAAACACCGCCGTCTTCCAGAACCATGGGTTATAGAAACCCCAACTTGAATCCTGTCAACCCTCAGGATTTATTTTCGGGGACTTCTGCTGGTATGTCTACAACCTGCATAGACACGAGTGGTCACAAGCCTTTGTCGAATTCAAGGAGCAGTTATCCAGGTATGCAGAATCCTGAATTCATGCCGCATAGTCCTTTGCTCAATATACCATCATCTGAAGGTCATCACCCTCAGAATACCATGGGGTCATCCTCAGAGTCaaaaaaatcttacgcaaAGAGTGGATTACACAGACAATCAGATCTGACACGAACAGCTGCTAGCCCCTTTGTTCCTGCATCTCCAGATCACAATGCTTCCTGTGGTAATATCAGTAGTAACAATAATTGGAATACTCTTAACAACTGGGGATCAAATACAGTTAAACCACCTGAGCACCAGACACCGCATCATCATAACGAATCGCACATGGAGCAGCAGAAGAACTCGCAATTGTGGCAAGAACGAGCGGTGCATAACGAAAATCTAAAAACACCGTCTTGGGAAATGCAGGTACAGGAACCTTCACCGTTCCGCGTACCCAAAGGTAGACCACCTTCGAGAACGGCGCCGAATCAAAATTTGCAGGAGGCAAACACCTTCCAGAACTCATTTGCTAAGACATTCCTGAAGCCGCAGGAACCAACCAAGAGTAATCCGTACACCGATAATAGCAGTAACTACAATAATGTTCCGAATAATAGCAACGTCCCAAATCACGAGAAGCAGCGAAGCGATTGGCCAGAAGATAAATTGCGAGAAGGTTTTCACGATGCCAGACAAGAGGATCCCAATACAAACTCGAGCTGCTTAGCTTGGGCCGAAGAGATGAAGCAGATTCAAGATTTCCATGCTATATCCGGCCTTGGACATCACCCCTTTTCTCAGTACGGCTACCCTACTTATCCTGTATTCGACAAGCCATACCCTAACACCTGGGATGGCTATAACTACCACCAACCATATCATCAGACGCCAGAATACCCCCATCAATTTTACCAACAG